Sequence from the Sinorhizobium meliloti genome:
AGTTGGAGATGCTCTGCAAGGGCATTTTCGGCAACACGTTTTGCGCCCTGGGCGACGGTGCGGCCATGGGATTGCGGGCCGCGCTCAAGCATTTCCGCGCGGAGTTCGTCGCCCACATCGAAGAGCGGAGGTGCCCTTTCCACTGAAAGGGAACCGGGCCGGTCTGGGAGGAAGTATGGTCAAGGTTACGATCGACGAACAATCGCTGGAGGTCGAGGCTGGCTCCACGGTGCTCGCCGCCGCCGAGCGGCTGGGCATTGAGATCCCCACCTTCTGCTATTGGAAGCGGCTGCCGCCACTCGCCTCGTGCCGCATGTGTCTGGTGGAGATCGAGGGACTGCGGCGGCTGCAGCCGGCTTGCGCCACTGTGGCAGCGGACGGCATGGTAGTTCGGACAAATACGCCGCTAATTGAGGAAACGCGCTCGTCCATGCTCGACATGCTGCTCGCCAATCACCCGCTCGATTGCCCGATCTGCGACAAGGGCGGCGAGTGCGAGCTTCAGGACATGGTCATGGCGTATGGACCCGGCGAAAGCCGGTTCCGCGACCCAAAACGTGTGTTTCATTCGAAGGACATCCGTCTGAGCCCGGTCATCATCATGAATGTCAACCGGTGCATCCAGTGCCAGCGCTGCGTGCGCATGTGCGAGGAGGTCGTGGGCGCGGTGGCGCTGGGCACGGTCGAAAAGGGGATGGACACGGCCGTCACCGGTTTCGAGGGGAGTCTCGCAAGCTGCGACCAGTGCGGCAATTGCGTCGAGGTCTGCCCCGTCGGCGCGCTGATGAGTTTCCCCTATCGCTACAAGGCACGGCCCTGGGATCTCGCCGAGACCGACACGATCTGCCCGCATTGCGGCACCGGCTGCCAGCTCACCGTCGGAGCGCGCAAAGGTGAGTTCATGCGGGTCCGCTCGGACTGGGAACATGGCGTCAACCGCGAAACGCTTTGCGTGCGCGGCCGCTTCGGCCTCGACTTCATCGAGAGCCGGAATCGGATCAAGCGGCCGATGATCCGCCGCGATGGGGCGCTCACGCCGGTGTCATGGGAGGAGGCGGGCGATTTTCTCCGCCAGCGCCTCGGGGTAGCGGAGGGCAAGGCCGCCGGCGGGCTCATCTCGCCGCGTCTGCCGAACGAGGTGCTCTACCAGTTCCAGAAGCTGATGCGGACGGTGTTGCGCACCAATAATGTCGACTGCTCGTCGCGCTGGTCCGCGCCCCTCGACATTCTGGTCCCCATAGTGGCAAGCTTTTGCAGCCGCGACCCTCTCGAACAGGTGATCGGCAAGGACTGCGTCCTTATCATCGGCGGCAATGTGACCGAGGAGAACCCGGTCACCGAATACCTCCTGCGCGATGCCGCGCGGCGGCGGCATACCCGCTTGCTCATGCTTTCGGCGCGGCCATCGCGCCTCGATGCCGATGCCCGGGCGGTCCTTCGCGCCCATCCAGGCGGCGAGGGTCAGAGCCTTGCCGCGGTCGTGGCTGCTCTCGTGGCCGTAACCGATGAGGGCTTGCCAGACGATATCCTTGCGAAGACCAGCGGGACGATCGCCAGTTCCGGCGCCAATGACGCGTTGGACCGTCTGGTCTCAACGCTCAAGGAAGGTCGGAGCGTCACTCTCCTGGTAAGCGTCGATCTGCTGAGATCACCGCTGGCGCGGAAGACGCTCGAGCAGCTCGGCAATCTCCTGCAACTCCTGCGCCTGCTCGGCAAGGAACCCTCGCTGCAGTTCCTCTTCGATCGTGCCAATCAGATGGGCGCCTGGGACATGGGTGTTCTGCCGGGAGTTTTGCCGGGACTGGGCCCCATCGCCGATGAGGCAACACGCACGAAGTTCGAACGGAGCTGGGGCGCAGAGATCCCTCGCGAACCGGGCGCCGATGTCGACGCGATGCTGGAACTCTGCGAAAAGGGGGGGATGGGCGTGCTCTATGTGGTCGGAAGCGACCCGCTGATATCCTATCCCGACCGGGAGTTCGTGGAGCGCGCACTCGGTGCCGCCAATCTTCTGATCGTGCAGGACGCGTTTCTCACCGATACGGCCGGACTGGCCGACGTCGTGCTGCCTGCGGCCGGTTACGGCGAAGAATCCGGCACGTTCACCAACAATGAAGGTCGTACCCAGGCGCTCCGCAAATTCCGCGAACCGGCTTTTGACGCCAGGAGCAATCTGGCGATCTTCGGCTTTATCGCGGCGCTTCGGGAGCAGCCGCTGCAGCCATCGACCGAG
This genomic interval carries:
- the nuoG gene encoding NADH-quinone oxidoreductase subunit NuoG, whose amino-acid sequence is MVKVTIDEQSLEVEAGSTVLAAAERLGIEIPTFCYWKRLPPLASCRMCLVEIEGLRRLQPACATVAADGMVVRTNTPLIEETRSSMLDMLLANHPLDCPICDKGGECELQDMVMAYGPGESRFRDPKRVFHSKDIRLSPVIIMNVNRCIQCQRCVRMCEEVVGAVALGTVEKGMDTAVTGFEGSLASCDQCGNCVEVCPVGALMSFPYRYKARPWDLAETDTICPHCGTGCQLTVGARKGEFMRVRSDWEHGVNRETLCVRGRFGLDFIESRNRIKRPMIRRDGALTPVSWEEAGDFLRQRLGVAEGKAAGGLISPRLPNEVLYQFQKLMRTVLRTNNVDCSSRWSAPLDILVPIVASFCSRDPLEQVIGKDCVLIIGGNVTEENPVTEYLLRDAARRRHTRLLMLSARPSRLDADARAVLRAHPGGEGQSLAAVVAALVAVTDEGLPDDILAKTSGTIASSGANDALDRLVSTLKEGRSVTLLVSVDLLRSPLARKTLEQLGNLLQLLRLLGKEPSLQFLFDRANQMGAWDMGVLPGVLPGLGPIADEATRTKFERSWGAEIPREPGADVDAMLELCEKGGMGVLYVVGSDPLISYPDREFVERALGAANLLIVQDAFLTDTAGLADVVLPAAGYGEESGTFTNNEGRTQALRKFREPAFDARSNLAIFGFIAALREQPLQPSTETVIFEEMTRLVPAYEGLTWEGLGADGAFTTSAPKPWTSGFFAPLSAPGVTDVLQLITGNCLFHNGYVSERSETLNSVADDPFIEMSAQDAAGLSLSDGDQVLVRSARGELTAKLKVNRRFPHGLVFVPENYRALRLNSLMRRGEYPCPVEIRECAKRAASALDEERV